One Candidatus Poribacteria bacterium DNA window includes the following coding sequences:
- a CDS encoding trypsin-like peptidase domain-containing protein: MGNPRKALLHFTALGIISLLITAAASAQTAEQIADKTLAATVYLEMTDKEGEALGFGSGFFIGQNQIVTNFYVIEGAAKGTATQTGKSAKYTIEGVSATDEENNLAVLKVTVAGAEPLSLGDSETVTIGETVYVAGNPRGLKGTFSNDTISAFREGEAKKRFQMAALISPGNSGGPVLNGNGEVIGISLITLENGQNLNFAIPSNDIKKLLTQSGNAKPLWQGKQSISAETYLRWGYAKYRRDQYQAAIDDYEAAISLKPDFADAYYFRGTVKRSLGQYKEAIEDYDTAIDLKNDFAFAYHFRGTIRGDLGEHFIAIQDYNKAIDAKPDYAFAYLRRGIANYLLDRNWAAKKDWETALELAEQAGNKRLKAQTEKFLKRVE; encoded by the coding sequence ATGGGAAATCCGAGAAAAGCGTTACTACACTTCACAGCTTTGGGAATTATTTCACTCTTAATAACTGCTGCGGCATCTGCCCAAACTGCCGAACAGATTGCCGACAAAACATTAGCGGCTACGGTCTATTTAGAGATGACCGATAAGGAGGGCGAAGCCCTCGGGTTTGGTAGTGGCTTCTTCATTGGACAGAACCAGATTGTAACTAACTTCTACGTTATTGAGGGAGCGGCAAAAGGTACGGCAACACAGACCGGTAAGTCCGCAAAATATACCATCGAAGGTGTATCCGCAACGGATGAGGAAAACAATCTCGCTGTCCTAAAGGTCACAGTGGCTGGAGCTGAACCCCTGTCTCTCGGCGACAGCGAGACGGTTACTATCGGCGAGACGGTTTACGTAGCGGGTAACCCAAGAGGGTTGAAAGGCACGTTCTCAAATGACACCATCAGTGCCTTCCGCGAAGGGGAGGCCAAAAAACGATTTCAGATGGCCGCTTTGATTTCCCCGGGAAACAGTGGAGGACCTGTACTAAACGGAAATGGCGAAGTTATCGGAATCTCTCTCATAACACTTGAAAATGGCCAAAATCTCAATTTCGCCATTCCATCAAACGACATCAAGAAGTTGCTCACACAGTCAGGGAATGCAAAACCTTTGTGGCAGGGCAAACAATCCATATCCGCCGAAACGTACCTCAGGTGGGGCTACGCCAAGTACAGACGCGACCAATATCAAGCTGCTATTGATGATTATGAAGCTGCTATCAGTTTGAAACCCGATTTTGCTGACGCCTACTATTTTCGGGGAACTGTGAAGCGATCGTTGGGTCAATACAAGGAGGCGATCGAAGATTACGATACTGCTATCGACCTCAAAAATGATTTTGCTTTCGCCTACCACTTTCGGGGGACGATAAGGGGTGACCTAGGCGAACACTTCATCGCCATCCAAGACTATAACAAGGCGATCGATGCCAAACCTGATTATGCCTTCGCCTATCTTAGGCGGGGAATTGCCAATTACCTATTGGATCGCAATTGGGCGGCAAAGAAGGATTGGGAAACTGCGTTAGAACTCGCGGAACAGGCGGGTAATAAGCGCCTCAAAGCTCAAACGGAAAAATTTCTTAAACGAGTTGAGTAG